The bacterium sequence GTTGGTGATCGGGGCGGGCGGGTTAGGGTCGCCGGCGGCATTATATCTTGCTGCCGCGGGTGTGGGGACAATCGGGCTGGCTGATCCCGATGTGGTCGACTTGAGCAATCTCCAGCGCCAGATCCTTCATTCGACGCCGGATTTAAATGTTCCTAAAGTTGAATCTGCCACCCGGAAATTGCTGGCGTTAAACCCGGATGTTGCCGTGGTTCCGCATCTTATCCGTTTTCAATCTGACAACGCGTCGGAGTTACTTAAGGACTATCAGATTGTTTTGGATGCCACGGACAACTTTGACTCGAAGTTTGTCATAGCAGCCGCCTGTCATCAATATCATAAGCCCTATATTCATGCGGGGATTCTGGCATTCCAGGGTCAGGTGATGACCGTTTTGCCCGGGCATACGGCCTGCTACCGCTGTGTCTTTGGGGATGCTCCGCCCCCAGTCGGGGTTCCCTCCGGGCCCATGGGGCCGGTTCCCGGCGTTATAGGCGCCATTCAGGCCATGGAGGCCATCAAATATCTTTTAAAAATCGGAGAGCTGCTTACAAATCGGCTATTAGTTTTCAATGCTCTCACGATGCGTTTTCGCGAAGTGGCCTTGGCGCGCAATCCGCGCTGTCCAATTTGTGCTGGCGATGGGAAGTAGTTGGGTCCTCAATATTCCTTAGCTCTCCCCCTCACCCCTGCTCATCACGATTTTACCCGTGCGAACCATTTCGATGATCTTGAACTTTGTAAGCATCCGGATGGCGTTATCAATCTTTTCCGTTTTACCTGTGAACATCAGGATCATGGAAGTTTCGCTCATATCCAGATTTTTGCCACCGAAGTGGTCGCCGATCTGAAGCACTTCGGCTCGCTCGGACGGGGTGATGGAGACCTTGATCATCGCCAGTTCCTTGATGACTGCATTATCACCGGTGTGGTCAACACAGCGCAGCACGTCAATCAGTTTGCTGACTTGTTTGATGATCTGCTCCAGCCCGTCCGGATTGCCACTGGCCCCGATGGTCATACGGGAGAACTTCCCGTCCATGGCGGGGGAGACGACCAGCGATTCAATGTTAAATCCACGCCGGGAAAAACATTGTGCAATCCGCGCCAGAACGCCGGGATTGTTGGCAACATACACGCTCAGGGTGTGGATTGTAGGGGGCTTGTTAAGAGAACTTAGTTTGGGACTCGTTACTGTTGTCATGATTATATCTCCAGATGAATAAGTTTGGAATCAGGTCGAGCCCGTGGGCTTCTCGAGTTTGGCTTTCGGAGCTTCCAGGATCATGTCCTCCACCGGGCGCCCGGCGGGCACCATCGGATATACGTTCTCGCTCTTAACGCACTCGACGTTAATCAGGCAGGGGCCATCATGATGATCCATTGCCCGTTTCAGAATCTTGCGAATGTCCGCCGGTCGCTTCAGGGTTAACCCCTTGGCACCCGGATAGGCGTCTGCAAGCTTGGCAAAGTCGGGGTTGCCCTCAAGGTTGACACCGCTTTCGCGGGACTCATAAAACAGTTCCTGCCATTGACGCACCATTCCCAGATAGTGATTGTTCAGAACCAGAATCTTGATGGGCAGCTTATGGATGCAGGCGGTGGCCAATTCGCATAGTGTCATCTGAAAGCCGCCATCACCCACGAGTGCCCAGACCTGCGACTGCGGTTTACCGAACTGGGCGCCAATGGCCGCCGGGAAACCGAAACCCATGGTGCCGGCCCCACCGGAACTCACCCACGTGTCAGGCTGGACAGTTTTAATGAACTGGGCCGCCCACATCTGGTGTTGTCCCACATCGGTGGTGACGATCGCATCCCGGGGGAGCATTTTATTCAGTTCGTCCATCACTTGCTGCATCTTCAGGCCGCCTTGCATTTTGTATTTCAGCGGGTAGTGCTTCTTGTACCCGTCCAAATGGCTCAGCCAGGCCTTGGTATCAAGGGGAATCACATGCTTGATCAACTCCTCCATCACTGCGCGGGCATCCCCCACGCAGTAATGGTGAACCTGAATCATCTTGTTAATCTCCGCCCAATCAATGTCGAGGTGGATGCGGATTGCGTTCTGGCAGAACGTCGAAGCCTTGCCGGTAATACGATCATCGTATCGTGACCCGATCGACATGATCAGATCGCATTCCTCCAGTGCCTTGTTGGCATAGGCTGTGCCATGCATTCCCAGCATGCCAAGCGATAAGGGGTGATCTTCAGGAAAGCCGCCTTTCCCGAGTAACGTGCTTGTCACCGGAGCCCCGAGTTTCTCCGCCAGGGCTTTCAGGGCAGGCGCCGCAGAAGAGATTAATACGCCATGTCCGCATAGAATCAGGGGGCGCGTGGATCGGCTTAGTGCGGCCGCTATCTCCTGCACCTGTTGCAGGTTGATGGCAGGGGGGGCTGCATATCCCGGTAGATCCATTTCGCAATCCAGTGGGGCCGTACAGGGGGCTGAACTGATGTCCTTCGGCACATCAATGATCACCGGACCAGGTCGGCCGGTCGTGGCAATATGAAAAGCCTCCTTCATGATGCGAGGGATGTCATTGGCGGATTTCACCAGATAAGAGTGTTTGACCACCGGCATGGTGAGGCCGAATACATCCGCTTCCTGGAACGCGTCTTTCCCGATCATGGGCGAAATCGTCTGTCCGGTGATGACGATCATTGGCACCGAGTCCATGTGCGCTGTCATGATGCCGGTGATAGTATTGGTTGCCCCCGGCCCGCTGGTGACTAACACCACGCCAGGCTTTCCTGTAGCGCGGGCATAGCCATCAGCCATGTGGGTGGCCCCTTGTTCGTGGCGGACCAGAATCATTTTAATTTTGGTTCTGGTGGTGATGAGTGCGTCAAAGATAGGAATGGCCGATCCCCCAGGGTATCCCCAAATGAATTCCACACCATTATTTTCAAGACATTTAATCAGCGCCTGCCCACCATCAATGGTCGCCAGTGTAGCGGAACTATCGCCGTTAGCTGTCTTTTTAGTGTTTTTTAGATAACTTGTCTTTGTTTTCATCGTATTACCTTTCAAATATTCAAAATTATTGAACACATTCTATGTTCGGCGTGCATTTGTGGCAAGAAATTAATTATTGCGATGTAACTATTGAGTCGATTTCATCATTATTTACCTAAAATTGAGAAATTAGAGGCACTTGCAAAACCTCCTGCGTCGGTTCTGCAAGCGCAGTGCTGTTGGATAAGACGGATGGGCTGCCAAAAGCATGCGCCGTCAATTGCGATCACATGCAAACAATTGCCAAAGTGAGGATAGGGTCACTCATTGCATCGCTTTCAACTACTCGTATGCGTGAAATCCGAGCCGCCATTTCGTTTGCCATCGCCCTGAATGAATAGGCACTCAAATCCTTCGTCGCTAACTTAATCGCTAACTTCGTCGGAGTAGATTTGGATCGTCCGTAGCGATGTAATAGAGATAGGTCCGGGGAAGGGATTGAGAATCGATAAAGTAGCGTTCGTAAATCGTGATTCTTGCTGTTAGGCGAGGATTTGGGAGTTACCTGGTAAGTTGTTATGTTTTCAACTTATTGTGGAGCTCGAACATTTCTTTGCCCAGTTGGGATATCTTGCATACAGAGTACCCGTCCAGGCCTGTATGAATCGTATCGTTCATGGGATCGGTCCATTTTGGCGGCAGTGCCTTATCGCCCAACATCATGCCCATGATCGAGCCGACCGTCGCGCCGTTGCAGTCGGTGTCAAAACAGGGCAGTACGGCCCGCGTGATGGCCTTCTCGTAATCCCCTCCGCCATAGAGCAGCCCCAACGCAACAATCTGTGCGTTCGAGATGGTGTGGCACCAGTCGTGCGCCCGGGTTTCGTCCCAGCGCCGGTGAATATGCTCCACCGCTTCGGCATAAGGGATATTCCCCGCATGCCAATTCAGCACGTCGTGAATGGCGGCGGCGAGCCGGCACTTCGCCGGAATTTCGCTGAGTCCGATTTCGATCACCTTTCGCACATCGGTTTCGCACGCGGCCGCTGCCAGCATGGCGGCCACCCACATTTCGCCGTAGATGCCGTTCTTCGTGTGTGAAATGGACGCATCCCGCCATGCCAGTTCGGCGGCCAGTTCGGGGCGGCCGATCGCCACATAGCCGAAGAAATCGGCGCGGATCTGGGCGCCGATCCATTCGCGGTAGGGATTCCGGACGCTGGCCGACCGCGGGGGCTCGATGTCCTGCACAAAATTCCGGTAGGCGACGCGCTCCGCCGTGCAGGTGTGCAGAATGGGAATGTTCGACATCCAGAAGTCTGCCATATCCGCCGGCGAAAAATCGATGCCCTTGGCCTTGACCAGCGCCAGGCCTGCGACGGTGTAATTGGTGTCGTCGTCCTCCGGCATGAAGGCTGTGCTTCGCCATCCATACTTCACCTGCAACTTGTCGCCCAGCCCGACTTCGCGGTAGTCGTCGTCGGACAACCCCGGCAGGCGCCAGATGTAGTCCGTGATTTCCCGGAGTCCGGACCGGTCCAGAAGTGCCCGCAACGCCGGGCGGCGGATTCCTTCAATTGGCTTACCCAGCAGGCACCCGGCGCAACGCCCCAGCCATGCACCTGAAATACGCGACAGGCTCGTTGCTTCGCTCAGGCTGAGAGACAGCGTGCGCGGGCCAGCCGGCCGCTGGGCCCGTATTCCCTCCAGATCGGATGGTTCGCTATAGGGATAGCCAGACTTGGTGGGGAGATGAATGGTCTGATCCAGTAAGACATTTACGGCTTCCTGGAACGTGGCGTCCTCCGGGACGTCGGCCCTGAGAAGACGTTCGAACTCCGCGTCAACGCCGCTCGTCTCGCGGCCCTCCTCAGCCAACTGCCGTTGTTCCGTTTTAACATCGTCCTTCTTCCACCATAACCAGATATGCCGCATAGGTTCACCTTTCTCAGCCCGCATCCTAATCTTAATCTTAATCGTAATCGTAATCTTAATCTTAATCCTTTTTCTGCAGCCCAATGCCAAGCAGGCAAGAGGAGATTACGATTATGATTACGATTACGATTACGAACAAATCCTTACCAAAAATCGATTGATTCAACGCGTAAGGCACTATGGAACTCCTTGCGCCCAGAGCGCGTAACAAACGCGTTTGCAATTAATGGGGCCAATCCATATCATGTCGTTAATGCATATATCTATGCCGAAAAGACCAACAACTGTGCATAAACAACCATCGAAGCCCATGCGGGTCGCATTTGCCCCTGTGTCGCTGCCTGCAGAGTTCCCTTTCTCGGGGGGAGCGGTGTCGCTACAGAAGGATGACCCCATCACGCTGCTGCACAGGCACGACTGCCTGGAGGTGGGGTACTGTTTTGACGGGAGCGGCGTGTTCATGATCGAGGACAAGGTGTTCCCTTTTTCCAGGGGCGACGTCTGTGTCATCAACGATACCGAGTTGCACCTGGCGCAGAGTGCGCCGGGGACCGTCAGCCGCTGGACGTGGATGATGATGGATCCGGTGAAGTTGGTGGGCGTGCTCCCCCATGGAGAGAGCGACATGCTGCGGATCGGTTCATTCTGCGGGCCTTCGTTTGTGAATTTGATGAACGCCCGCACGCAGCCGGAGATTGTAGAGGTGGCCCGGTGCATGGCTGATGAGGCCGCAGGCCGGAGATCCGGCTACCGTTCGGCGATTCGGGCGCTGGCCTGGCATCTGATGGTCCTGTTGCATCGCCTGCCAGCGGCGGGAAGGGTGGCAGACGGCGGGGAGCGTGGTGAAATCCGGCGCGTGGGGGCGGCCCTGGAACATCTGGCGCAGCATTATGCGGAGCCGCTGCCGATTCCCTCCCTGGCGGCGCTCTGCCACTCGAGCGCGACGAACTTCCGGCGCCTGTTCCGCAAGGCCACCGGACAATCGCCCCTTCAGTACCTCACGAACCTGCGGCTACAGATGGCTTCGACGATGTTGTCGGGAAGTGGCCGGACCATCCTTGACGTCTCCCAATCGGTCGGATTCGAGACGCTGTCGAGTTTCAACCGGCATTTTCGGCGTACCTTCGGCATGAGCCCGGGGGCCTGGAGGAATAAACGGGGACAGGAAGATAGTTAAAATGGAATAAACGGGGACAGGAAGATAGTTAAAATAGTTTACAATATAATAGTTACTAGATCCGTTATGGGTAATAGAGGATGGCCACAAGGTTGTCTTTTGAGAGGGAACCCATATGAGAACAGCACGGATAGTGGAATCTGGGGCGGCGTATTATCACATCATGTCGCGGGTAGTGGATCGGCGGATGGTGTTTGATGATGGCGAGAAGGAACGTTTCAGGAAGACGCTGCGGGCAGTAGCGGAATTTGCGGGGATCCGGATCATGACGTATGCCTGCCTTTCTAATCATTGGCATATTTTGATTTATGTTCCTGAGCGAGAGGAGGTTAGTGATGATGAACTGGGGCGAAGGTTGTCATTTCTCTATGACAAGACGATGGTAGAGAATCTGGCCTCGCAGCTAGCCTTCTTGAGAGCTGGCGGGCAGGATGAGGCGGCGGATAGCCGCAAGCGGGAATACACGTACCGGATGTACAATCTGGGCGAATTCGTCAAGACGCTTAAGCAGCGCATTAGTTTTTCCTATAATCGTCGGCATCACCGGAAGGGGACGTTGTGGGAGGAGCGGTTTAAAAGCATCCTGGTGGAAGGGACGCCCGGGACGTTGACGCGGATGGCGGCATACATTGATTTGAATGCGGTGAGAGCGGGGTTGGTGAAGGATCCGAAGGATTACCGGTATTGCGGGTATGGTGAGGCGATAGGTGGCTCGAAGCATTCGCGTGAAGGGCTGATGGGGGTGATGAGGGATGGGGAGGTGCCGGAGGATTGGGCGTCGGCAGCGGCCCGGTATCGGCAATTGCTATATGTTTCCGGTGAAGCGCAAGGGATTCGAGCGAATGGTCAGCCGGTGAAAAAGGGATTCAGCGCGGAGGCGGTAGATGCCGTGATCGCGCAGAAGGGCAGGCTGCCATTGAATGAAATCCTGCGGCGTCGGGTGCGGTATTTCACGGATGGGGCAATCATCGGAAGTAAAGTGTTTGTGGAAGACGCATTTGGGCGGCACCGGGCCCAGTTCAGTGCAAAGCGGGAAGCCGGAGCCAAACCGATGAAAGGTGGGGACTGGGGGGATTTGTTCACCGCCCGTCAGTTGCGAGTCGATGTTTTCGGTTTTCCAGTGACGCCGTAAGGAGAGGTGGACGATATTTCGGATGATTCCGGCAGGCGATTCAATCCTGCCGTCATCCGGTATTGTGTTGGGATGAGTGATTTGATGTACTGCAAGTAAGAATTCATCATTTCAGGAATCCTAACGGTATGAATTTACCGTGTTAATAAGGAAGGCCGTCGCCTAAATTAATTCTTAATGGATCAAGGGAGAGTAATGATGCGTGTAAACAACATATTTCCCGTCCCTGGATTTCTTTGCGGCGTCGGGTGCGGTATTTCACGGATGGGGCAATCATCGGAAGTAAAGTGTTTGTGGAAGACGCATTTGGGCGGCACCGGGCCCAGTTCAGTGCAAAGCGGGAAGCCGGAGCCAAACCGATGAAAGGTGGGGACTGGGGGGATTTGTTCACCGCCCGTCAGTTGCGAGTCGATGTTTTCGGTTTTCCAGTGACGCCGTAAGGAGAGGTGGACGATATTTCGGATGATTCCGGCAGGCGATTCAATCCTGCCGTCATCCGGTATTGTGTTGGGATGAGTGATTTGATGTACTGCAAGTAAGAATTCATCATTTCAGGAATCCTAACGGTATGAATTTACCGTGTTAATAAGGAAGGCCGTCGCCTAAATTAATTCTTAATGGATCAAGGGAGAGTAATGATGCGTGTAAACAACATATTTCCCGTCCCTGGATTTCTTTCTTCTCTCCGTGTCTCCGTGCTCTCTAGCCTGGTACTCCAGGCGGGTGGTCAATCTTGATTCCCGCTACTGTTAAGTGGCCGGATTAATAATCGGGTGACGACGACATCCCTTTACTGTTGCGACTGGCCAGTCGCATGCGGCATGCATTACGCAAGTGCAAGTTGCGTTTTTCCGTGATTAGTGCATTTATGGGTTGCGTTGATTGTTTGATGACGACGGCGACGACTACGGCTGACGAGGTGAGTTCCTTGTGTGGGGACTACGCCAGAGGATCCCAGACCCGGTCAAACCCGAAGTCCTGGAAATCGGTGCCATTGCGGGTCGCGAAGTCGGAGACCCCGTGATGCCTGAGCACAAGGGCCAGTCGTGCGTCGAACAAACGGCGGTAGGCGAATGACGGCGCGGCGGCGTGTTGCCAGACGTGGTCTCGGGCGCAAGCTCTTATCTTGATCCCCTCCTGAGCAGGGGCCAGGGGTGGGTTTGCAGGTGGGTGGCTCTTAAGTAAGCGCCACTCTTGTAGGTTCTTCCGGATTTCCTGTGTGTTTTTTCATTGGTCTCTATCAACATCGGCCCTCTGTTGACTCGATGAAGTCGGCCGTTTAAGGGTATCCGAGTAAGTGTTGCGGTTAAGAGTTCGACGAAGAGTGCGTTTAAGTGTGAGTCCACTCTTCCTCGTACCGGTCTTAACCGTACACTTCGTCGCCACCCTTACTCGGATACCCTTACCCGAACGACTTAGTCCTTCCCTCCCGACTGTCATTGAGTACCTATTCTTCAATCGGAAATCCCACGCTATTTCCGGAGGAACCTTCTTGTATGACCCCAGTTCCTCGCCCCTTAGCGGACGAATTCCGGCGGGACCGTCATGCGGTTCCGCCGGTACTGCTGCGGTGAATAGCCGGCCACCTTTCGGAACTGGCGCGAGAAGTAGAATTCATCGCGGAAGCCCGTGGCCGCGGCAACCTGTTTGACCTGCAGATCCGTGAACCAGAGCAGTTCCTCGGCCTTTTCCACCCGCAGCCGGACGAGCATCTCGATGGGCGGCAGGCCCATGACGCGCGCGAACTGGTTCGAGAAATAGGTCGGATGCAGGCGGGCCTGGCCCGCCAGGTCGGACAGGGTCAGCGGTCGCGCCAGGTTCTCGCGCATGAACGCGACCACGGGCTCGAAGCGCCGCATGGGGGCCAGGCGCGCCTCCTGGTCCGTTACCGGAACGGCCTCCAGGAAGCGGGCGAGGAGGTGCGTGGCGATGCCCTCGGCCTTCATGCGGCTCCCGATTCCCGGGTGCGCGGCCGCCTCCAGCATCTGGCGGAACAGCCCCCCGAAGGCCTCGCCGCGGCCCGGCGCGACCACGTAGGCCGGTTCGAACAGCGCGAAGAGGTCCAGGGCGCCGTTGACCAGCACTGTCACATGAACCCAGTCGAGGTGCATGCGGTTGGGGCAGGCGTAGTGCGACTCGGTGCGGGATGGGATCAGGTAGAGCGGCCCCGGCACGAGGCTGAAGGTCCGGCCGTGGTGCTCGACGACGCCCCGTCCGCTGGAGACGTGGTAGAGCCTGGCGAATGGGCTGTTCATATGGCGATAGTTCCATCTCCGGTCGTAGGCGATGCTGGCGCCTTCGATCAGCGAAACCCTTATATTCAAGGGAAAACTCATCGCCACCTCGCTTCCGTCAGTTCCGGCGGCACCCGGCCATGCTGTAAATAATTCATGCAAAACTGTATCGGCTTCATGGATCGCATACAAGAATAATGGTAATTTGTCAAAAACTAAGCACAAGGGGAGGATCGATCATGAAGGCACAATACAGGGTTGCGGTGATGTTGGTATTGGTGATCTGCGGGTGGGCAGGCATGCTGCGAGCTGCCCTGCTTCAGCCGGGCGACACGATTGCCGGAGGGGCGGCGACGACGACGCAAGGAACCCTATTCAACACCGGCGCACAGGTTGTTGATGGACTCAGTGCCTTCGGTTTCACAGGAGAATGGTTCCCAGGTGATAACGGTTGGGTGACGATTGATCTCGGGCGCGCTTTTCGCCTGAGTGATGTCAATGTGTTGAATTCGGACAACGGGGGCGGGGGTAACCTGCGCGCCACAAGCAATTTCACGTTCAAGGTTTCCACAACCGGTGCCTTTGCCGGCGAGGAATCAACCTTCGCCTCGGGCGTGCTGCAACCTAAGGCAAGCGGCTGGTTGGATATTTCCTTGCCAGCCTTTGGCGACTCCGCGAACTCCAACCTGGTGGTCCGCTATCTTCGATTTACCTGTGTGAATCACGTTGGTGCAGGACCTGGCCTGGCGGAAGTTCTGGTGAACGGGGTGCCGGATCGCGGCACAGGCGCCCTGGAGACGACGAATCGTATTCCCGGTGTTGTC is a genomic window containing:
- a CDS encoding AraC family transcriptional regulator gives rise to the protein MSFPLNIRVSLIEGASIAYDRRWNYRHMNSPFARLYHVSSGRGVVEHHGRTFSLVPGPLYLIPSRTESHYACPNRMHLDWVHVTVLVNGALDLFALFEPAYVVAPGRGEAFGGLFRQMLEAAAHPGIGSRMKAEGIATHLLARFLEAVPVTDQEARLAPMRRFEPVVAFMRENLARPLTLSDLAGQARLHPTYFSNQFARVMGLPPIEMLVRLRVEKAEELLWFTDLQVKQVAAATGFRDEFYFSRQFRKVAGYSPQQYRRNRMTVPPEFVR
- the ilvB gene encoding biosynthetic-type acetolactate synthase large subunit, which gives rise to MKTKTSYLKNTKKTANGDSSATLATIDGGQALIKCLENNGVEFIWGYPGGSAIPIFDALITTRTKIKMILVRHEQGATHMADGYARATGKPGVVLVTSGPGATNTITGIMTAHMDSVPMIVITGQTISPMIGKDAFQEADVFGLTMPVVKHSYLVKSANDIPRIMKEAFHIATTGRPGPVIIDVPKDISSAPCTAPLDCEMDLPGYAAPPAINLQQVQEIAAALSRSTRPLILCGHGVLISSAAPALKALAEKLGAPVTSTLLGKGGFPEDHPLSLGMLGMHGTAYANKALEECDLIMSIGSRYDDRITGKASTFCQNAIRIHLDIDWAEINKMIQVHHYCVGDARAVMEELIKHVIPLDTKAWLSHLDGYKKHYPLKYKMQGGLKMQQVMDELNKMLPRDAIVTTDVGQHQMWAAQFIKTVQPDTWVSSGGAGTMGFGFPAAIGAQFGKPQSQVWALVGDGGFQMTLCELATACIHKLPIKILVLNNHYLGMVRQWQELFYESRESGVNLEGNPDFAKLADAYPGAKGLTLKRPADIRKILKRAMDHHDGPCLINVECVKSENVYPMVPAGRPVEDMILEAPKAKLEKPTGST
- a CDS encoding HesA/MoeB/ThiF family protein, which translates into the protein LVIGAGGLGSPAALYLAAAGVGTIGLADPDVVDLSNLQRQILHSTPDLNVPKVESATRKLLALNPDVAVVPHLIRFQSDNASELLKDYQIVLDATDNFDSKFVIAAACHQYHKPYIHAGILAFQGQVMTVLPGHTACYRCVFGDAPPPVGVPSGPMGPVPGVIGAIQAMEAIKYLLKIGELLTNRLLVFNALTMRFREVALARNPRCPICAGDGK
- the ilvN gene encoding acetolactate synthase small subunit; amino-acid sequence: MTTVTSPKLSSLNKPPTIHTLSVYVANNPGVLARIAQCFSRRGFNIESLVVSPAMDGKFSRMTIGASGNPDGLEQIIKQVSKLIDVLRCVDHTGDNAVIKELAMIKVSITPSERAEVLQIGDHFGGKNLDMSETSMILMFTGKTEKIDNAIRMLTKFKIIEMVRTGKIVMSRGEGES
- a CDS encoding AraC family transcriptional regulator, whose amino-acid sequence is MPKRPTTVHKQPSKPMRVAFAPVSLPAEFPFSGGAVSLQKDDPITLLHRHDCLEVGYCFDGSGVFMIEDKVFPFSRGDVCVINDTELHLAQSAPGTVSRWTWMMMDPVKLVGVLPHGESDMLRIGSFCGPSFVNLMNARTQPEIVEVARCMADEAAGRRSGYRSAIRALAWHLMVLLHRLPAAGRVADGGERGEIRRVGAALEHLAQHYAEPLPIPSLAALCHSSATNFRRLFRKATGQSPLQYLTNLRLQMASTMLSGSGRTILDVSQSVGFETLSSFNRHFRRTFGMSPGAWRNKRGQEDS
- a CDS encoding transposase, with the translated sequence MRTARIVESGAAYYHIMSRVVDRRMVFDDGEKERFRKTLRAVAEFAGIRIMTYACLSNHWHILIYVPEREEVSDDELGRRLSFLYDKTMVENLASQLAFLRAGGQDEAADSRKREYTYRMYNLGEFVKTLKQRISFSYNRRHHRKGTLWEERFKSILVEGTPGTLTRMAAYIDLNAVRAGLVKDPKDYRYCGYGEAIGGSKHSREGLMGVMRDGEVPEDWASAAARYRQLLYVSGEAQGIRANGQPVKKGFSAEAVDAVIAQKGRLPLNEILRRRVRYFTDGAIIGSKVFVEDAFGRHRAQFSAKREAGAKPMKGGDWGDLFTARQLRVDVFGFPVTP
- a CDS encoding ADP-ribosylglycohydrolase family protein, with product MGCRKRIKIKITITIKIKIRMRAEKGEPMRHIWLWWKKDDVKTEQRQLAEEGRETSGVDAEFERLLRADVPEDATFQEAVNVLLDQTIHLPTKSGYPYSEPSDLEGIRAQRPAGPRTLSLSLSEATSLSRISGAWLGRCAGCLLGKPIEGIRRPALRALLDRSGLREITDYIWRLPGLSDDDYREVGLGDKLQVKYGWRSTAFMPEDDDTNYTVAGLALVKAKGIDFSPADMADFWMSNIPILHTCTAERVAYRNFVQDIEPPRSASVRNPYREWIGAQIRADFFGYVAIGRPELAAELAWRDASISHTKNGIYGEMWVAAMLAAAACETDVRKVIEIGLSEIPAKCRLAAAIHDVLNWHAGNIPYAEAVEHIHRRWDETRAHDWCHTISNAQIVALGLLYGGGDYEKAITRAVLPCFDTDCNGATVGSIMGMMLGDKALPPKWTDPMNDTIHTGLDGYSVCKISQLGKEMFELHNKLKT